From the Bacteroidota bacterium genome, the window AAGTGCCTGAGGCAACGGTAAACTTTACTGCTCCGCTAATTCCACAATTATTTAGTTTAGCTACCGCAGAGGTAAAGTCAACGAAGTTAGTGCTAGAAGCTGCAGAACCTGCATCGATGGTGAAGTTACCAGTTAAAGAAGTACACACATAAGTAGTGATTGTATCATTGTTTACGTTTGCATCTGGATTTGTGCCATTAGGCTTGTTCACCCAAACTCTTAGAGTATGACTTCCTGCTGAAGTAATTTTTGCGGTAGTGGCAACATTGATCGCTGATGAATTATTACAAGAAGCGAGGTTTAGACCTGTAACTGTTTTGGTGGTTGCACTTCCATTGTCTATTATGTAGCCTACTTCAACTGTATCGATAGTGGTGCCAGCAAGGTTGCTTACAATAAGTTCGATATCGAAATCCTGATTTAATGGAACACTGTTTGTTGAAGGGCTTGCAATAGTAGTTGCGGCAATATCAATTCCTGAAGTTGAAGCTACAGTGATGGTGTAATCATGGTATTCAGAATAGTATCCCTGACATGGGTTCCAAGGTGCGGGATTAGAAAAAGCGTAAAAAGCATAGTAGTCACCCATAACACGCATGCGGTAAACACCGCTAGTTTGGCCTGAGGGAATATCTATATTCCCTGAAACATTACCACCAGCTTGAACAAAACTGTCTCTCAAAACAAGTTCTGAAACTGAGAATGTGCCGTTGGCATTCCAATCAATCCATACACAAATGGCTTGGTCGTAAGAGTTTCCTGCAGTGTTTACTTGCATTGAATAACTAGAACCTGCATTCACGCAAGCACTAATACTGGTAAAGTCATAATAATTTTTGCTCCCATTATAGGAAGTGGTATTACTTATGGAACTTCCAAAAGTAACCGTGCCCAAACCAATGGGCGAAGCGGCACTACAGCACCTTCCATTAGTATTAGCACTTGGTGTACATGGTGATTGAGCATTGGCCGTGTCGACAGACAGGGCTCCAAACATGAACAAACCGATTGAAAAAACCAGTTTGAGTTTTTTTGAGAATTGAGTAAATCTGAACATTATATATTTGATTATGGTGTATTTAAAATAGAAAGGGAATCCCTTCTGAAATTTCTTGTTGTTATATGATAGGATTTATGTGTTTTATTTATTTAAAAAATGCTTGATTTATTATAAACAAAGATGATAGTTTAATGTTTGCTATTATATATATATATTATGGGGCACTAAATTCTAGGTTTTCAATAAAAGAACTATCATTTAATGACAATAGAAAATCCATCAAATCGTTTTTATCTGATTGGGTAAGTTGTAGTGGTTTTGCATAGTCAGTTTTGGTAGTTGGGTCACTTAAATTTTGGACCCCATTTGCATAATGGTCTATTACCTCCGATAAAGTTTTGAAACGACCATCGTGCATATAAGGTGCAGTGAATGCCAAATTACGTAAACTTGGTGTTATAAAAAAACCTTTGTCATAGGGGTTTTTTGTAAAAGCTGCACGACCAGAATCGTTAGTTATAAGACCATTGTTATGATACAAGTCGTTTGTAAATAAAAGATCTTTGCCATTGGGTTTGGTGCCATGGCAATGAGAGCAATGCCCACTAAACCTTTGATCGGCCATATAGAAAACCATCATACCCCTTTCGATTGAGCTTGGAATTTGATGAAAAAAATTGGTATCGCCATTTATAATTTTGGAAGAATAAGAATAAAATTTTTGTGAGAGGTTAAGTTTATCAAACTTACTATTAAATGATAACATAGTACGCTCGAACTGTGCAATTGCTTTTGCGAGCATCGTTGGGGTAATATTAGCAGAGCCAAATACTTGTTTGAACAAACTTGGATATTCAGGATGCGATTTTAATTTAGCAACGGTAGCATCTAATGTTTGATGCATTTCTATTGGGTTCTGAATTGGCTCCAATGCTTGGGTTTCCAATGTTTTGCTGCGACCATCCCAAAAGAAACCATGGGTTTTCCAATCGAGGTTAAACAGGGGCATGGAATTTCTGTTTCCTACCAAACCATCAATGCCTTTACTAAATTGGGAATTATTATCGGTAAACCCAAATTTCAAATCATGGCAAGTAGCACATGCTTGGGTATTATCGGCTGAAAGAATTTTATCGTAAAAAAGTTTGCGTCCTAATGCTATGCCTTCAACTGTTAATGGATTGTCGGCAGGGTTGGGGTCAGAAAAACCCTGTGGGTATTTTAAGGTATAAGGGGTAAGCGGCTGCTGAATGCTTATGGAATCGTCCCAACGTTTATCAATTCTACATGATGCAAACCAAATAAAAACCAGTAAGAAAATTATTTTGTATATATTTCCCATAGTTAATTGATAGAAGTTAAACTAAACATTTGTGCGATGTTTTGTCCCAATTTACGGGTATCTGCTTTCCTGCTATTCTCGGAATGGTTAGTTTCTTGCGAGCTGATGTCCCACTGATTTGTACCATCGAAAAACTTTGCGAAATCCACTTTAATATTTGCTGTTTTTTGGTTGCCGTTTATATTAAAGGTACTGCTGCTAAAATTATATAGATTAAGGTTTTCGTTTAAACCCACATGATAACCATAAGAATTTTGGGAAGTAGAGGCTGAATCTTTTATGTAATTGCCTTCCAAAACAACAAATCTAAAACCCATACCCGACCAATCCATTGAAATATCGCTTTCGAGACTGCTTGGTTTAATGCCATTGTTTAAATAATTATTGTTAGCTGCAGTATCCACTCCCACTGCAAAAGTAATTGCTTTATAATTACCTGGCTTTATGTTTGCCAAAGTTATTTTTTGGGTATTGGGGTTGTCGGCATCAATTATATGATAACCATCAATATATTCAACTAGGTCATTATCGTGCACTAAAGCAATTTTACCAACAATATACCTGCAGGTTTGAATATTATATTTATTCCCAGATTTATTAAAATATTTTAGACCACTTTTATATTGAAGTGGTTCGGCAGTAACATAATGATTAAATTGGATGACGATGGTTCCGTTTGTCTCTTTTTCGCCTTTGCAGGAAACAACAAATAAAATAAGGCCGAAAAAGTAAATTTTCAATGCATTGTTATTCAATATATTGCTAATTAGTATCCCCATATCAAAACTTAAGACCCCAAAAAAGCAAAAAGGGTTGCATCTATTTCAATATTTTTGCAAAAAAAAATTATGGCCTCCTTCGACATTACCAACAAAACTGATTTTCAAAAACTTGACAACGGAATAAACGTCGCCAGAAAAGAACTATTAAATCGTTATGATTTAAAAGGAACTGACTCGAGCATTGAGTTAGATAAAAAGAACAATGCCATTAAAATTATTTCCGATATCGATATGCATGTGGATGCTATAGTAGATATATTAATTTCGAGGTCGATAAAACAGGGAGTGGATGCGATGACTTTTGACTTAACTGGAAAGATTGAACCTAGCGGAAAAACTGCTATCAAGAGTATCCCCATCAAAGAAGGAATTGACAAGGAAAGTGCAAAAAAAATAGTCAAAAAAATTAAGGAAAGCGGCCTTAAAGTGCAAGCAGCAATTATGGATGATATGATAAGAGTTACGGGCAAAAAGCTAGATGATTTGCAGGATGTGATTGCTTTGTGCAGAACTGAGGATTTTGGCGTGCCTTTGCAATTTGTGAACATG encodes:
- a CDS encoding cytochrome c peroxidase, coding for MGNIYKIIFLLVFIWFASCRIDKRWDDSISIQQPLTPYTLKYPQGFSDPNPADNPLTVEGIALGRKLFYDKILSADNTQACATCHDLKFGFTDNNSQFSKGIDGLVGNRNSMPLFNLDWKTHGFFWDGRSKTLETQALEPIQNPIEMHQTLDATVAKLKSHPEYPSLFKQVFGSANITPTMLAKAIAQFERTMLSFNSKFDKLNLSQKFYSYSSKIINGDTNFFHQIPSSIERGMMVFYMADQRFSGHCSHCHGTKPNGKDLLFTNDLYHNNGLITNDSGRAAFTKNPYDKGFFITPSLRNLAFTAPYMHDGRFKTLSEVIDHYANGVQNLSDPTTKTDYAKPLQLTQSDKNDLMDFLLSLNDSSFIENLEFSAP
- a CDS encoding MbnP family protein; amino-acid sequence: MKIYFFGLILFVVSCKGEKETNGTIVIQFNHYVTAEPLQYKSGLKYFNKSGNKYNIQTCRYIVGKIALVHDNDLVEYIDGYHIIDADNPNTQKITLANIKPGNYKAITFAVGVDTAANNNYLNNGIKPSSLESDISMDWSGMGFRFVVLEGNYIKDSASTSQNSYGYHVGLNENLNLYNFSSSTFNINGNQKTANIKVDFAKFFDGTNQWDISSQETNHSENSRKADTRKLGQNIAQMFSLTSIN
- a CDS encoding YajQ family cyclic di-GMP-binding protein, with translation MASFDITNKTDFQKLDNGINVARKELLNRYDLKGTDSSIELDKKNNAIKIISDIDMHVDAIVDILISRSIKQGVDAMTFDLTGKIEPSGKTAIKSIPIKEGIDKESAKKIVKKIKESGLKVQAAIMDDMIRVTGKKLDDLQDVIALCRTEDFGVPLQFVNMKS